From one Butyricimonas faecihominis genomic stretch:
- a CDS encoding fimbrial protein yields the protein MKRYIYIAYALMLVLAACQDDKLGDHENSGNATLTLNFNSSDNTLSRAVSSDEDEQIISNAYVFVFNQDGSKVFGQFYNNIHQSKTYTTKVENIPAGNGKTIAVIANINTTIHDLNDTKLDAVTSKADLLALTSHMQGKYIERGIQFLMSGMKEGAELIANQNNTIDIPLTRTDAKVRFNVQTKEGVTFTPREWKIVAIPREVSVLPNTTQGQFEFENYFNSEWNNFEISTTNAITFAFYIPENKVNPKETIPAEGEYRDQYALREKQEKTPNADGSVTNGAYRYADQRATYVKLKGNVFYSIGGGQEISADVTYTIHLGGVNGVNDYNSLRNHFYTYTVTINSVEDIIVEVESTTGEEPSPGSEGDVVVAERIKRFDAHNEIFTTTFEQKNIDESLTWNVYTPFSNGAENENPKDYDWIYFNINTKSRNFYTETFVTYQGDNGVYTDAEFKDKKYQHPLDRYMNDINNGTQKMLNIKQLVSILKECKRRYLASQGNHLFDSGDKIIFTTYLKEYYYDVNPENTSETVENGLWKKFVNTQERVLNILSNLQYSQDQMSTKSIALYSIRQSSIQTMYNKNLTENFTAWGSEAIQDETLLPFETERTKTNRTYNDLNNGRKNSINMWIGNETMNWNTYIDPTTWEMQASYEAAKYKCLRLNRDMNGNGRIDKEEVQWYLASINQLSDLWIGENSFDSQSRLYKFSTWEENKQWYASSTVLDKDRQGLGTNLFPYTYRDIPQILWSSEGSTVGPLNGPGSITSTKVYYRCVRNLGLAKKASENDHPEDFVTYDAANRTITLTKLDPKSIRGFSTVEELPNHNERDVRGYNKPWNAFEINAKTYGNGLTWEMVNARSQPGGTNPVCPKGWRVPNQRELALMYSRMPRNATSWPLSDHFSRSSFSFNTAGGERVGFSVENEGSVYYLINHKDEDRGGVRCVRDIN from the coding sequence CGAGGATGAACAAATAATAAGCAACGCTTACGTGTTCGTTTTCAATCAAGACGGGAGCAAGGTGTTCGGACAATTTTACAATAACATACACCAATCAAAGACTTACACGACCAAGGTGGAGAACATTCCCGCCGGGAACGGCAAGACCATAGCTGTTATCGCGAACATCAACACGACGATTCACGACCTGAACGACACGAAGCTGGATGCCGTCACCTCGAAAGCCGATTTGCTGGCACTGACATCGCACATGCAGGGAAAATACATCGAGAGAGGAATCCAGTTTCTGATGAGCGGGATGAAAGAAGGAGCCGAGTTAATAGCAAACCAAAATAACACGATCGACATCCCATTGACACGAACCGACGCAAAAGTACGTTTCAACGTGCAAACGAAAGAAGGCGTAACATTCACCCCTCGCGAGTGGAAGATCGTGGCTATACCGCGAGAAGTAAGCGTGTTACCGAACACCACACAAGGACAATTTGAATTTGAGAATTACTTTAACAGCGAGTGGAATAACTTTGAAATCTCCACCACGAACGCCATCACGTTCGCGTTCTACATACCCGAAAACAAAGTAAACCCCAAGGAAACAATACCCGCAGAGGGGGAATATCGCGATCAATATGCCCTACGGGAAAAACAAGAAAAAACACCTAACGCTGACGGAAGCGTGACAAACGGGGCTTACCGGTACGCGGATCAACGGGCGACCTACGTGAAATTGAAAGGAAATGTTTTTTATAGCATCGGCGGGGGACAAGAAATTTCAGCAGACGTAACTTACACCATTCACCTCGGAGGAGTGAATGGCGTGAACGATTACAACAGCCTCAGAAATCATTTTTATACTTACACGGTAACCATCAATAGCGTGGAAGACATCATCGTCGAGGTTGAATCAACAACAGGCGAAGAACCCTCACCCGGAAGCGAGGGAGATGTTGTTGTCGCCGAACGAATTAAAAGATTCGATGCCCACAATGAAATTTTCACGACAACTTTCGAGCAAAAGAATATCGACGAGAGCTTGACTTGGAACGTTTACACCCCATTCTCCAATGGAGCAGAAAATGAAAATCCCAAAGACTATGACTGGATATATTTCAACATTAACACAAAAAGTAGAAATTTTTATACCGAAACTTTTGTAACCTACCAAGGAGATAATGGTGTTTACACGGATGCCGAATTCAAAGATAAGAAGTACCAACACCCCCTGGATCGTTACATGAACGATATAAACAATGGAACACAGAAAATGCTAAACATCAAACAACTCGTCAGCATTTTGAAGGAATGTAAACGCAGGTATCTCGCATCACAAGGGAACCATTTATTTGATAGTGGAGATAAAATCATATTTACCACCTATCTTAAAGAGTATTACTATGACGTGAACCCGGAAAACACATCTGAAACCGTGGAAAACGGGCTTTGGAAAAAATTCGTCAATACACAGGAAAGAGTGCTCAATATTTTATCCAATCTTCAATACAGTCAAGACCAGATGAGTACCAAATCCATCGCATTGTACTCCATCAGGCAATCATCCATACAAACCATGTATAACAAAAACTTGACTGAAAACTTCACCGCATGGGGCTCCGAGGCTATACAGGATGAAACTCTTCTCCCGTTTGAAACAGAAAGAACTAAAACGAATCGCACGTATAACGATCTCAATAACGGACGAAAAAACTCCATCAACATGTGGATTGGAAACGAAACCATGAATTGGAACACCTACATAGATCCCACGACATGGGAAATGCAAGCTTCGTATGAAGCGGCCAAGTACAAATGCTTGCGCCTTAATCGCGACATGAATGGCAACGGGCGAATCGACAAGGAGGAGGTTCAATGGTACTTGGCCAGTATCAATCAACTCTCGGACTTGTGGATCGGAGAAAACTCCTTTGACTCGCAATCCCGACTATACAAATTCAGCACGTGGGAAGAAAACAAACAATGGTACGCCAGCAGCACCGTACTAGATAAAGACCGCCAAGGATTGGGTACTAATTTGTTTCCTTATACTTACAGGGACATTCCCCAGATATTGTGGTCTTCGGAAGGTTCAACCGTCGGTCCTTTAAATGGACCCGGATCCATTACCTCGACCAAGGTGTACTACAGGTGTGTCAGGAATCTAGGACTAGCCAAAAAGGCGAGCGAAAATGACCATCCAGAAGATTTCGTCACGTATGATGCCGCAAATAGAACCATCACTTTAACAAAACTAGATCCCAAATCGATACGAGGTTTCAGTACCGTAGAAGAGTTGCCCAATCACAACGAACGAGACGTTCGCGGGTACAACAAACCTTGGAACGCTTTTGAAATAAATGCCAAGACATACGGAAACGGGTTAACCTGGGAGATGGTTAACGCCCGCTCTCAACCCGGAGGAACAAATCCGGTATGCCCCAAAGGATGGAGGGTTCCCAATCAAAGAGAACTGGCATTAATGTACTCCAGGATGCCAAGAAACGCGACCTCTTGGCCCCTGAGCGACCATTTTTCCAGAAGTAGTTTCAGCTTTAACACAGCCGGTGGCGAACGCGTTGGTTTTTCCGTTGAAAATGAAGGATCGGTATATTACTTGATTAATCACAAAGACGAAGACCGTGGCGGAGTCCGCTGTGTAAGAGACATTAATTAG
- the meaB gene encoding methylmalonyl Co-A mutase-associated GTPase MeaB, whose amino-acid sequence MQQNIEHPENEACYEGLAVNKGIEQPDPVNPAIAERLKHLRKKTLTADEYVAGILRGDINILSQAITLVESARVDHQAMAQEVINRCLPNTGKSVRIGITGVPGAGKSTFIEAFGKFLTGQGHKIAVLAIDPSSERSKGSILGDKTRMEELACDPHAYIRPSPSAGSLGGVARKTREAMLLCEAAGFDITLIETVGVGQSETAVHSMVDFFLLVQIAGAGDELQGIKRGIMEMADSIIINKADGNNITRAELAKVQLQNALHLFPPHESGVEPKVMTCSAYEKTGIKEIWENILHYCSETQQSKYFDIRRSEQAKYWMYETIDEQLRNRFYQSQKEQIKEAEEKVQHNEESSFAAAFRLLDNYFKEDTKL is encoded by the coding sequence ATGCAACAAAATATAGAACATCCTGAAAACGAAGCTTGTTATGAAGGACTGGCCGTCAACAAGGGTATCGAACAGCCGGATCCCGTGAACCCGGCCATCGCAGAAAGATTGAAGCATCTGAGGAAAAAGACGCTTACCGCGGACGAGTACGTGGCAGGTATTCTTCGCGGGGACATTAACATTTTAAGCCAAGCCATTACCCTCGTGGAAAGCGCCCGCGTTGACCACCAAGCCATGGCACAGGAAGTAATCAACCGTTGCCTCCCGAACACGGGTAAATCCGTCCGTATCGGGATCACGGGTGTACCCGGGGCCGGGAAAAGTACTTTCATCGAGGCGTTCGGGAAATTCCTTACCGGACAAGGACATAAAATTGCCGTGCTTGCCATCGACCCGAGTAGTGAACGTTCAAAAGGGAGTATTCTTGGAGATAAAACCCGTATGGAAGAGTTAGCCTGTGATCCACACGCCTACATCCGCCCTTCCCCATCGGCCGGCTCGCTGGGCGGCGTTGCCCGCAAAACGAGAGAGGCCATGTTGCTCTGCGAGGCTGCCGGATTTGACATTACCTTGATTGAAACCGTCGGGGTCGGTCAAAGTGAAACTGCCGTACATTCGATGGTCGATTTCTTCCTGCTGGTACAAATTGCCGGAGCCGGGGATGAATTGCAAGGCATCAAGCGAGGCATCATGGAAATGGCCGACAGTATTATCATTAACAAGGCTGACGGTAACAACATCACCCGTGCCGAACTTGCTAAAGTTCAGTTGCAAAATGCTCTTCACCTCTTCCCCCCTCACGAATCAGGCGTGGAACCGAAGGTCATGACCTGCTCCGCTTACGAGAAAACCGGGATCAAGGAAATATGGGAAAACATACTGCACTATTGCAGCGAAACCCAACAAAGCAAATATTTCGACATCCGTCGCAGCGAACAAGCCAAGTACTGGATGTACGAAACCATTGACGAACAACTGAGGAATCGTTTCTACCAGAGCCAGAAAGAACAAATAAAAGAGGCAGAAGAAAAAGTGCAGCATAACGAGGAAAGTTCTTTTGCTGCGGCCTTCCGCTTGTTAGACAACTATTTCAAGGAAGATACGAAACTATAA
- a CDS encoding type I restriction enzyme HsdR N-terminal domain-containing protein, producing the protein MKSLNLPPFEYKVKKQNGQIWIFDMIRKRYVVLTPEEWVRQHFIHFLIESKGYPAQLIAVEKEIQVCGMKRRFDLVCYDRQANPYLIVECKAPSVALSQAVFDQAFQYNLSIAARFIAITNGCLHFCGEISGNGKFQMLAEIPNFCG; encoded by the coding sequence GTGAAAAGTTTGAACTTACCTCCTTTCGAGTACAAGGTGAAAAAGCAGAACGGGCAGATCTGGATTTTCGATATGATTCGGAAAAGGTACGTCGTTTTGACCCCGGAAGAGTGGGTGAGGCAGCATTTTATTCATTTTTTGATCGAGAGTAAAGGTTATCCCGCCCAGTTGATTGCCGTCGAGAAAGAGATTCAAGTGTGCGGCATGAAAAGGCGTTTTGATCTGGTGTGTTATGACAGGCAGGCGAACCCTTACTTGATCGTGGAGTGTAAAGCGCCTTCCGTGGCGTTATCGCAGGCTGTCTTCGATCAGGCATTCCAGTATAATCTGTCCATTGCAGCTCGTTTTATCGCGATTACGAACGGGTGCTTGCATTTTTGCGGGGAGATCTCCGGGAATGGAAAATTTCAAATGTTAGCCGAAATTCCGAATTTTTGCGGGTAA
- a CDS encoding S-adenosylmethionine:tRNA ribosyltransferase-isomerase: protein MTKKIAIENSREMVEKLKEIRIEDYTYDLPDERIAKFPLENREASKLLIYDEGRIDERHFYEVPEILDAGKMLVFNNTKVIYARILFQKVTGAMIEVFCLEPYRPSDYVQSFAAYGKCEWKCMVGNLKKWKEGTIFCHYRFEGKEYQLAATRKLREENDVIVEFTWDAPASFSEVLECCGRIPIPPYLNRESEEDDKIRYQTVYSKNEGSVAAPTAGLHFSVPVLKALREKGITIEELTLHVGAGTFRPVKSETIGGHDMHTEHISVRREVVEHLCTHPENIIAVGTTSVRTLESLYWMGVKRILGDEDFSSLGQWEAYDLPSGYSLKESMTALLGWFDERDVELLKAKTTIIIVPGYSYRVITAMFTNFHQPQSTLLLLVAAAIGEDWHKVYDYALAHDFRFLSYGDSSFLKVRKDKK, encoded by the coding sequence ATGACAAAAAAAATAGCGATCGAAAATTCTCGTGAAATGGTAGAAAAGCTAAAAGAAATTAGGATCGAGGATTACACGTATGATTTACCCGACGAACGGATTGCCAAGTTTCCACTGGAAAACCGGGAGGCGTCGAAGTTGTTGATTTATGACGAGGGTAGGATTGACGAGAGGCATTTTTACGAGGTGCCGGAAATTCTTGATGCCGGGAAGATGTTGGTGTTTAACAACACGAAGGTGATCTATGCCCGGATTCTTTTTCAGAAGGTCACGGGAGCCATGATCGAGGTTTTCTGTTTGGAACCTTACCGGCCCTCGGACTACGTGCAGAGCTTTGCCGCTTACGGGAAGTGCGAGTGGAAATGTATGGTCGGAAATTTGAAGAAATGGAAAGAGGGAACGATTTTTTGTCATTACCGGTTTGAGGGGAAAGAGTATCAGTTGGCCGCGACGCGGAAACTTCGGGAAGAGAATGATGTTATCGTGGAATTTACTTGGGATGCCCCGGCCAGTTTCAGTGAAGTGCTAGAGTGTTGCGGACGTATCCCGATCCCACCATACTTGAACCGGGAGTCGGAAGAGGATGACAAGATTCGCTATCAAACGGTGTATTCCAAAAATGAAGGATCGGTGGCAGCCCCGACGGCCGGGTTGCATTTCAGCGTCCCCGTGTTGAAAGCCTTGCGGGAAAAAGGGATAACGATCGAGGAGCTGACCTTGCACGTGGGGGCCGGGACGTTTCGTCCCGTGAAAAGCGAGACGATCGGGGGCCACGATATGCACACGGAACATATTTCTGTTCGGCGGGAAGTCGTGGAGCATCTGTGTACTCACCCGGAAAATATTATTGCCGTGGGAACGACATCCGTCCGTACGCTGGAAAGCCTTTACTGGATGGGCGTGAAACGAATTTTGGGAGATGAGGATTTCAGTTCTCTGGGACAGTGGGAGGCTTACGACTTGCCTTCCGGTTACTCGTTGAAAGAGTCTATGACTGCCTTGCTGGGGTGGTTCGATGAACGAGATGTCGAATTGTTGAAGGCTAAGACCACGATTATTATTGTTCCCGGCTATTCGTACCGGGTGATCACGGCGATGTTTACTAATTTCCATCAGCCACAGAGTACGTTATTATTATTGGTTGCGGCGGCTATCGGGGAAGATTGGCACAAAGTGTATGATTACGCCTTGGCTCATGATTTCCGTTTTTTGAGTTATGGTGATAGTAGTTTTTTGAAAGTAAGAAAAGATAAAAAGTGA
- a CDS encoding AMP nucleosidase, translating to MKTKKDIVEDWLPRYTGRALEDFSKHIILTNFDYYLDLFAEKYNAPIIGENKNMPNVSHDGITMINFGMGSANAATVLDLLSAIEPEAVLFIGKCGGLKAKHHEGDYILPIAAIKGEGTSNDYMPKEVPSLPSFSVQKACSKIITNHDRQYYTGVVYTTNRRVWEFDENFKEYLIKTRALAVDMETATIFTVGFANRIPTGALLLISDRPMISDGIKTSESDKIVTQNFVRQHLDIGIETMQYIKDKNYSMRHLIF from the coding sequence ATGAAAACAAAAAAAGATATAGTGGAGGATTGGCTGCCCCGGTACACGGGACGGGCCTTGGAAGATTTTTCAAAACACATCATCCTGACTAACTTTGATTACTACCTAGATCTGTTCGCTGAAAAATACAATGCTCCTATCATTGGCGAGAATAAAAATATGCCCAACGTTTCGCACGACGGGATCACCATGATTAACTTCGGAATGGGTAGCGCCAACGCCGCCACCGTTCTAGACTTGCTTTCCGCCATAGAACCAGAGGCCGTGCTATTTATCGGGAAATGCGGGGGACTAAAAGCCAAACACCACGAGGGGGACTACATCCTTCCTATTGCCGCCATTAAAGGCGAGGGTACATCCAACGACTACATGCCGAAAGAAGTCCCTTCCCTACCCTCTTTCAGCGTTCAGAAAGCCTGTTCAAAAATAATCACGAATCATGACAGGCAATATTACACGGGAGTGGTGTATACCACCAACCGACGAGTATGGGAATTCGACGAGAATTTCAAAGAATACTTGATAAAAACACGGGCGCTGGCCGTGGACATGGAAACCGCCACGATTTTCACCGTCGGGTTCGCCAACCGTATTCCGACGGGAGCTTTATTGCTAATATCAGACAGGCCCATGATTTCCGACGGCATAAAAACGTCTGAATCAGACAAAATCGTCACGCAAAATTTCGTCCGGCAACATCTCGATATTGGCATTGAAACCATGCAATACATCAAGGATAAAAATTATTCCATGAGGCATCTCATTTTTTAA
- a CDS encoding DUF1573 domain-containing protein, with the protein MLKGLFYIFLGIILACSCDSKSKKQDGQEVNTPTSVNDSNAIAKIEFPQKSFNFGDLQEGEIVTHTFRFKNTGTKSLVILNVEASCGCTTPKYDKKPIPPGGEGKIEVEFNSSGRYGKQYKVINIFANVPEKVIELKIIANIKNK; encoded by the coding sequence ATGCTGAAGGGACTATTTTACATCTTCTTAGGGATCATTCTTGCCTGTTCATGTGACAGCAAAAGTAAAAAACAGGATGGGCAGGAAGTAAATACCCCAACGAGCGTGAATGATTCCAATGCCATTGCCAAAATTGAATTCCCTCAAAAATCATTCAACTTTGGTGACCTGCAAGAAGGAGAAATCGTCACGCACACGTTCCGTTTCAAAAACACGGGGACCAAAAGTCTTGTTATTCTCAACGTGGAGGCTAGTTGTGGCTGCACCACGCCCAAGTATGACAAAAAACCGATCCCGCCGGGAGGAGAAGGAAAAATCGAGGTTGAATTTAACTCTTCGGGCAGATATGGTAAACAATACAAAGTAATTAATATCTTTGCAAACGTTCCGGAAAAAGTGATTGAACTAAAAATAATCGCAAATATCAAGAATAAATAA
- the yajC gene encoding preprotein translocase subunit YajC translates to MNTIFMLTLQQTATQGNAFMQFLPLILIVVVFWFFMIRPQMKRQKELKKYRDELKKGDKIMTTGGIFGKIVEINDFTVIIEVESQARLKVSKEAIVKDMTDVPASK, encoded by the coding sequence ATGAACACAATTTTCATGTTAACATTACAACAAACTGCTACACAAGGTAACGCTTTCATGCAATTCTTACCCCTTATTCTTATTGTCGTTGTATTCTGGTTCTTCATGATCAGACCCCAGATGAAAAGACAAAAAGAATTGAAAAAATACCGGGATGAATTGAAAAAAGGCGACAAAATCATGACAACCGGGGGAATCTTCGGAAAAATTGTCGAGATCAACGACTTTACCGTTATCATTGAAGTAGAAAGTCAAGCCAGATTAAAAGTAAGCAAGGAAGCCATCGTGAAAGACATGACGGACGTTCCGGCTAGCAAATAA
- a CDS encoding YbbR-like domain-containing protein → MRGLIGKILGYFGASHELHIKRNVVTYGVCVIIATVLWFLNALNKEYTTEITYPIKYMDLPKGKLLVSEPPKEMTLAIKAHGFALLRYSISTSFLPIVLNVNSLLDKKDQLEYTVNTSEIKERISAQLNTDIQLISIKPESITFQFSRFESKRVPVIPRVDYTLKRQYMLKNDISVTPDYVDISGPASILDTLKAVYTEPISLKNLSKDVTKTVSFEEIYGTQINENDAKVKVEVERFTESKKTVPLVVKNLPDSLLIRLFPHAIDVTFDVGLSRYEVVSDTSFSFYVDYNQIKNNPASLKIQIERSPRHIKDLVFTPETVEYLIEKKK, encoded by the coding sequence ATGCGTGGTCTTATCGGTAAAATACTAGGCTATTTCGGTGCATCCCATGAATTACACATCAAACGTAATGTAGTCACGTACGGGGTATGCGTTATCATCGCGACTGTGCTATGGTTTTTAAACGCATTGAATAAAGAATATACCACGGAAATCACCTACCCGATAAAATACATGGATCTCCCCAAAGGAAAGCTACTCGTTTCCGAACCACCCAAAGAGATGACGTTGGCTATAAAGGCCCACGGTTTCGCCTTGCTGCGTTACAGCATCAGCACCTCTTTTCTACCGATCGTGCTTAACGTGAACTCGTTACTGGACAAAAAAGACCAGTTGGAATACACGGTAAACACGTCAGAGATAAAAGAGCGGATCAGCGCCCAGTTGAACACGGACATCCAGCTAATCTCCATTAAACCGGAAAGTATCACATTTCAGTTCTCCCGGTTCGAAAGTAAAAGAGTTCCGGTAATTCCCCGGGTCGATTACACGTTGAAACGGCAGTACATGTTGAAAAACGATATTTCCGTTACCCCCGATTACGTGGACATCAGTGGACCGGCCTCCATTCTTGACACGCTAAAAGCGGTGTACACGGAACCGATCTCTTTAAAAAACCTCTCGAAAGACGTGACCAAAACCGTATCGTTTGAGGAAATCTACGGAACCCAGATCAATGAAAATGACGCTAAAGTCAAGGTCGAAGTGGAACGATTCACGGAATCTAAAAAAACAGTACCCCTCGTCGTTAAAAATCTCCCGGACTCACTCTTGATCCGCCTGTTCCCTCACGCCATTGACGTGACATTTGACGTGGGATTAAGCCGCTATGAAGTAGTTTCCGACACCAGTTTCTCTTTCTACGTGGATTACAACCAAATCAAGAACAACCCGGCATCCTTGAAAATCCAAATCGAGCGCTCTCCCCGTCACATAAAAGACTTGGTATTCACCCCGGAAACCGTCGAGTATCTTATCGAAAAGAAAAAATAA
- the coaE gene encoding dephospho-CoA kinase (Dephospho-CoA kinase (CoaE) performs the final step in coenzyme A biosynthesis.), with amino-acid sequence MLKIGLTGGIGSGKSTIAKIIETLGYPVYISDSKASELINRDEEIKKHLTELFGKDIYQPDGYLDKKRLATIIFNDKEAIKQVNGIVHPAVTRDFMTWCSAQRRPFLFFESAILFEAKLEHLFDYIILISTDLETRVERVISRDATTREKVIERINNQMPDEIKQSKSDFVIYNNNDDKVIKQILSIIHQLNNIHSKQA; translated from the coding sequence ATGCTAAAAATTGGTTTGACAGGAGGCATCGGAAGTGGAAAATCCACGATAGCTAAAATTATCGAGACATTGGGGTACCCCGTGTATATTAGTGACTCCAAGGCATCCGAGCTAATCAACCGGGATGAAGAAATCAAGAAACATTTAACCGAGCTATTCGGCAAAGACATTTACCAGCCCGACGGGTATCTGGATAAAAAACGGCTGGCAACAATCATATTCAATGATAAAGAGGCGATCAAGCAAGTAAATGGCATTGTTCATCCTGCCGTAACACGGGATTTCATGACGTGGTGTTCGGCACAACGACGCCCGTTTCTATTCTTCGAATCGGCCATTCTGTTCGAAGCAAAACTCGAACACCTTTTTGATTACATTATTCTAATCTCGACAGACTTGGAAACCCGCGTGGAACGGGTGATCTCAAGAGACGCTACCACCCGGGAGAAAGTGATTGAACGTATCAACAATCAAATGCCCGATGAAATAAAACAATCGAAATCGGATTTCGTAATTTACAACAATAATGATGACAAGGTGATAAAACAAATCCTTTCCATCATTCATCAATTAAACAATATTCATTCAAAACAAGCATAA
- a CDS encoding TerB family tellurite resistance protein, which yields MAKYGKWIGAGLGFVMGGPIGALFGYFIGSTFDTATVVTSGPANDPGTRPTGRGDFLLSLVVLATALMKADGKVTRNELDYVKKFFRDNFGLEGEREALTIIKDLLNKNIEVDQVCTQIRMNMNVYSRTQLLYFLFGLAKADGTVCKHEISLLDKIANLLGIDSTTYQSIKAMYYDDLDSAYSILGITSSATDEEVKKAYRKMAIENHPDKVGYMGEDIRKAAEKKFMAINEAYEKIKKQRGIN from the coding sequence ATGGCAAAATACGGAAAATGGATCGGAGCTGGTTTAGGTTTTGTCATGGGAGGTCCCATCGGAGCCTTGTTCGGTTACTTCATCGGTTCCACGTTCGACACGGCAACAGTTGTAACATCCGGCCCGGCGAACGATCCGGGTACCCGCCCCACGGGAAGAGGTGACTTTTTGCTGAGCCTTGTCGTCTTGGCAACAGCCTTGATGAAAGCCGACGGGAAAGTGACCCGCAATGAACTGGACTACGTGAAAAAGTTCTTCCGGGATAATTTCGGGCTGGAAGGAGAACGAGAGGCCTTGACGATTATCAAGGACCTATTGAACAAAAACATCGAGGTGGATCAAGTTTGCACCCAGATCCGCATGAACATGAACGTCTATTCCCGTACACAATTATTATATTTCCTGTTCGGACTGGCCAAGGCCGACGGAACGGTATGTAAACACGAAATTTCCCTGCTGGATAAAATAGCTAATTTACTGGGAATTGATTCAACCACGTACCAGTCAATCAAAGCCATGTACTATGACGATTTGGATTCTGCTTACAGCATCCTAGGCATCACGTCCTCCGCTACCGACGAGGAAGTGAAAAAAGCTTACCGGAAAATGGCTATCGAAAACCACCCGGACAAAGTCGGGTACATGGGAGAAGATATTCGCAAGGCTGCCGAGAAGAAATTCATGGCCATCAACGAGGCTTACGAGAAAATCAAAAAACAACGGGGCATCAATTAG
- a CDS encoding DUF5606 domain-containing protein, translating into MLKEILSISGKPGLFKLINNTANALIVESLLDGKRFPAYSNAKIIALEDISIYTEDEDMPLKTVFKRMYEKEEGKPAINHKESSAAITNYIESVIPEYDADRVYVSDMRKMIQWYNLLLDKNLLNFDEPEEEKKEE; encoded by the coding sequence ATGTTGAAAGAAATTTTATCCATATCAGGAAAACCCGGGTTATTCAAATTAATCAATAACACCGCAAATGCCTTGATTGTAGAATCATTACTTGACGGGAAACGCTTTCCTGCATATTCTAATGCTAAAATTATCGCCCTCGAAGATATTTCAATTTACACGGAAGATGAAGACATGCCTCTGAAAACCGTGTTCAAACGTATGTACGAAAAAGAAGAGGGGAAACCGGCTATCAATCACAAAGAATCATCCGCCGCGATCACGAATTATATAGAATCTGTCATCCCGGAATATGATGCAGATCGCGTTTACGTTTCAGACATGCGGAAAATGATCCAATGGTATAATTTATTACTAGACAAAAATCTTTTGAACTTCGACGAACCGGAAGAAGAAAAGAAAGAAGAATAA
- a CDS encoding tRNA1(Val) (adenine(37)-N6)-methyltransferase has protein sequence MANDYFQFKQFTIRQERCAMKVGTDGVLLGAWTAVTHARRLLDIGTGTGLIAIMAAQRNPELIIDAIEIDPAAFEQARENANNTSWRERIHLFQGEVQAFAPPHKYDIIVCNPPFFINSTKNPELNRTLARHCETLSHEDLLQVSDNLLLPEGKLCVILPVNEAKHFIELTQGKKWFVNKLSTVYPTPDKAPKRQLIELSKVKKHLIKDSITLEIERHTLHESYANLTRDFYLKL, from the coding sequence ATGGCAAACGACTATTTCCAATTCAAACAATTCACCATTCGGCAAGAAAGATGTGCCATGAAAGTCGGCACGGATGGTGTCCTTTTGGGAGCGTGGACTGCTGTAACTCATGCACGACGTTTGCTTGATATCGGTACAGGAACCGGACTTATAGCCATCATGGCGGCACAACGCAATCCCGAATTAATTATTGATGCTATTGAAATTGACCCGGCAGCTTTTGAGCAGGCACGGGAGAATGCGAACAATACATCATGGCGGGAACGTATCCATCTTTTTCAAGGTGAAGTGCAAGCATTTGCACCCCCGCATAAATACGACATCATTGTTTGTAACCCGCCTTTCTTTATCAATTCTACTAAAAATCCGGAACTCAATCGCACGTTAGCCCGGCATTGCGAAACATTATCACACGAGGATCTTCTCCAAGTTAGCGACAATTTACTCTTACCGGAAGGCAAACTCTGTGTCATACTACCTGTTAACGAAGCCAAACATTTTATAGAATTAACCCAAGGCAAAAAATGGTTTGTTAACAAATTATCAACAGTTTACCCCACTCCCGACAAGGCTCCCAAACGTCAACTCATCGAACTCTCGAAAGTAAAAAAACACCTCATAAAAGATTCAATAACCCTTGAAATAGAGAGACATACACTTCACGAGAGTTACGCGAACCTAACCAGAGATTTTTACTTGAAACTCTGA